In a single window of the Papaver somniferum cultivar HN1 chromosome 8, ASM357369v1, whole genome shotgun sequence genome:
- the LOC113305981 gene encoding uncharacterized protein LOC113305981 has translation MSLFKKTYGSNIKYHHARRGKEAVFEEKFGDDEKSYSDLNWYVKATEKTNPDSYVKFEVDQATGRFQRIFICFSACKHSYRYLRPMIYLDATFLTGRFRGTLMAATCINGNDGFYPFSFVLVSAENKDNWFWFLDNLKQVVDRRPIVFLGDANFKAAIDLFYKDGYSYTSANFEEALRGMHAIGCGHVANYLRTIPNLKVMKKNSERRVEGLENFITRITPIYEAILKENIDIGRTWTVVESMERLWRVNGFPCTHACAAIQATREDIYSFVEPYFTTEWYNNTYQEIIFPIPNYDKLQSYDPSDRVIVPIPVPPPGRRRAQRFKNAWEKQNRPMMCTKCFTLGHHNRATFPMI, from the exons ATGTCACtttttaagaagacttatgggtccaatatcaagtatcaccatgcccgtaGAGGGAAAGAAGCCGTATTTGAAGAAAAATTTGGCGATGACGAGAAGTCGTATAGCGATTTAAATTGGTATGTCAAAGCCACTGAGAAAACTAATCCTGATAGCTATGTGAAATTTGAAGTAGATCAAGCAACCGGAAGATTTCAGCGTATTTTCATTTGTTTCAGTGCTTGCAAGCATAGTTATAGGTATCTCAggcccatgatttacttggacgctactttccttactggtagattcAGGGGTACTTTGATGGCTGCAACATGTATCAATGGAAATGATGGTTTTTACCCATTTTCCTTTGTTCTTGTGTCTGCTGAAAACAAAgataattggttttggtttcttgATAATCTTAAACAAGTGGTCGATCGTCGTCCGATTGTTTTCCTTG GTGATGCGAATTTCAAGGCCGctattgatttgttttacaaagatGGTTACTCTTACACATCAGCTaactttgaagaagctttgcGGGGTATGCATGCTATTGGATGTGGACATGTTGCTAATTATCTCAGGACTATTCCAAA TTTGAAGGTTATGAAGAAGAATTCTGAGAGAAGGGTAGAAGGTCTTGAAAATTTCATCACTAGGATCACTCCCATATACGAGGCTATACTAAAGGAAAACATCGacattggtcgtacttggactGTTGTTGAATCCATGGAAAGATT GTGGCGAGTAAATGGTTTTCCTTGCACACATGCTTGTGCTGCCATTCAAGCTACGAGGGAGGACATTTattcatttgttgagccatacttcACCACTGAATGGTACAACAATACATACCAGGAGATCATCTTTCCAATCCCCAATTATGACAAGCTGCAgtcttatgatcctagtgatagggttATTGTTCCTATTCCTGTTCCTCCACCTGGTAGAAGAAGAGCACAGCGCTTCAAGAATGCTTGGGAGAAGCAAAATAGGcctatgatgtgcacaaagtgcttcacCCTTGGTCACCACAACAGAGCTACCTTCCCCATGATTTGA